The Elaeis guineensis isolate ETL-2024a chromosome 3, EG11, whole genome shotgun sequence region gaatccgaggaacttccccgaagtCACCCGAAGGCACATTTAGTCAGATTTaatcatccgatgtcgtcgaagagtgcgaaAGATTTTTCGaggtcttggacatgatctgaggcCTGCATACTTttcacaagcatgtcatccacgtacacctccatgttgcatccgatttgacctttgaagaccttattgacgagtcgctggtaggtggcctcggtatttttcagtccgaagggcattatcccgtagcagtaaaggcccttggcggtcacaaaggccgtgtgctcctcgtcttcaggcgccatccggatctaatTATATtcgacaaaggcatccatgaagctgagcagtcaatggccggacgtcgcgtccaccagctggtcgattttcagaagtgggaagctgtccttcgggcaagcacgatttaggtcggtatagtcgatgcagatcctccagctCCCGTTGGcctttttcaccatgacaacattggcgagccaatcggggtacgtGATTTctttgatgaagcccgcctcgagtagcttgtccacttcctcgtcgatggtctTTTGTCTTTCAGGAGcgaaagaccgcttcttctgcctcaccggcctcatttcagggttgatgttgagtcggtgagtcatcgtctCTGGGGGGATGCGGACATATCCGCTGTCGATCAAGCAAATACGTCggtattggccttcagcagctctacTAGTGTCGTTGCTCAAGGTCGGATAATTGggatccgacccagaccactcgttcGGGATTCCCGCTATCGGAACGGAAACCAGCTGTTCGGCCAGTTTGCCCCATTCTTCCTTCCCCGCTGGTCCAACTTAtcgaccgtcagggagtcctttgcttcattacttcgagcagagatttggaagcatcgccgagcgagctgttgatccccccgcatctctccgactccatttttggtcggaaatcgaACCAGCAGATAGTAGGTCGAGACTATAGCTTTGAGGGCGTTTAACCCAGTCTTCCAAGTATGACGTTGTAGGCGAAGGTACTCGGACGACTGTAAAAGTTAGGTGgacggtgctttgtcgtggttcggttccagccgtcacgggaagagtaacttctccttccatcgtgatggcttctccggcgaaacccaccaggggcgtggagactctttcgagccgatcagccgacagtcACATTCAGGAGAAGGTGAGTAAAATAAAACattagtcgaacttccattatcaacaaagattcttcttacatcataatttgctattgttgtcgaaacaacaacagtgtcgtcatggagagtttggactccccgagcatcctcatctgtaaaagtaattacattgtCTTGGTGTAGCTTCTTCGTCAGCTCTCCTCCATCAGTCGTCCTCGGGTCCAatcatttggagatcatgttgatgaccccggttGTGGCCTGATTGTTCGCTACCTCCTCAGTCGGTTGCGGTCGTCGGTCGGGGACGGATCGAGTCGGcggttttcttcaaaatttttgagatacccccgacgtatgagggcctcaatctcatccttgagttggatgcactgctcagTGTTTCGCCGTGGCCCCGATGAAATTGGcagtactttcgtcggtcgaggccttttgctttcaaaggcggaggccgtcgcaaatattcttccccttcgatctccatcaaaatctacgcacgaggagcagagaggggagtgtaggagtcatacttgGAACGCGTCGGCCTCGGACTTCGCCGTCGAGGCGATCTCGGGCTCCATCGTTggggtgagacctgtttgtcGGTCGGAGGCTTGCTAGGCTCGGCAGgggcccgacctttccttcgcttctccttcgggcccttggcctcagtcaggcatcggtcggaagctccttcgtctgcgcgcatgtaTTTATACGCGTGTTCCAGCAATTCGGCGTATGTTcgagggagggtcttgtccaagaaaTATGTAAATCGGGAcctccttagccccctcttcatggctgagatagccatgtcttcgttgaggtcccgaacctcgagcgtgatcgtgttgaatcgcgtcacgaagtatcggagcgtctcgttttctccctgcttgagggaaaaaAAACTGTCCGAGATTCGTgggggcttccggctggtgctgaaatgggccacgaaagtatGTTCGAGCTGACCAAAGGAGTAGATGCTTcctgagcggaggtcggagtaccaagccctggcggccttgcgaagtgtggcggggaagccgatgcaaagaagagcatcggtcgccccttggatcgtcatgagagccttgtagctctccagatggtcaactgggtcggtggagccgtcatagggctccacatggggcatcttgaaccgactagggatcggcttGTCGAGGATGAGttgggagagaggttggacggtctggaagtcaacgtcgtttgaagacttctgcccgtccacctgaagctgagcgagccgacggtcgatttcttcgaacctacgttcgtagtcgtcggtctgtcggtgctgggagaccctggGGGTGGAGTCTCCCAACGAATCCGAGAGGGAGGCagacggtgttcgcggccgcttctccttcctcgctcgttccaacTGAGAAGGAGAAGGTCGTCGGGACTGATGGGTATCATGCCGTggccgcctctcctcctcttGGTGGGAGTGCTGTGACAACTGCTCCAGAGGAGGAGATGGAGACTGACGCGGGCGCCGGTGGctactcctggagggcatcgggtgtgccaCCGGCTGCTCGATCGGCGATTGCGGCAACcggattggttgttgttgaaggctcttgactgcatCCGCCAGCACAATCATCTGCCGCACAATTGCCGTAatttgcgcctccgtggtcaccacaggatgcggagagctgggctccaccatgaAGGGTGGAGGAGAGGTCTCTTCCCGATAGAAAGAGTGCCTCACCGATCCgatgaccctcgatcgctgagccctggttcTTGTCATTCCGGAAGAAttttttcaagctctgtggaggTCGGACCGaagccccctacctggcgcgccaaaacctgttgcagccaatcccctcgtcgcctggtcgtcgggaacgagcacctgcaagggaagtccacactaaccggagatgcctccggcggagaccctccgacggtcaagtcagagaggagactaggcaatagtaGAAAGGAATCAGGGGAGCTcagtgagagaaagagagagagaactagAGAGAGGGAGTTCAggggcttcgaaagaacctccgcagcactgttgccttctccgttttatagtagagcgtggcatggtgccgtcattaatggcgcagacaactaggagagttgtcaaatcatcggaggctgtcagagtcaccacgaactgtcaagtcgccgtgggttgtcaaatcgttgagattaatctatgtcctcggcaggacaatgtcccagagCCGCTATGCCGCATGCTTTTGTCAGGACGGCGGTCcccagcagtcgtacggcgtttggaggaGCCGATCGGCTGGGACGTTAGGTGAAGACCCAGGGACCTCCCCCTCCGACGGTCTGTCTGATGCGTTGCGAAAATCGGAGGTCGGGCCCCATCGTTCGGCCAGTTGAGAATGGAAAGGATCTtcccgaccgacataccttcggtcggaagGTGTCGACtgtcgtcggtcggtgcggtcggtagagtcggatgcCAGTTAGACGGGCCCAATGGTGAGTCGACATGAGAGAGaccgatcggtatatcccaacaatttTCATATGGTTTTCTGCTTTGAGACGGTATACTTTAGCCTCGTGCTCACATTGGCGTTCCGTTGACAAGTCTAGAAGCCGTGTTAATGCCATCTTGCAAGCCATCAACTTAATACTTTTTCCTAACAGTCCTGGAGCAGCCCACTGTTTCATCGTCTGGAACATGTGATTGCTAATGTTGACCGATCCAAGTTTCAGATTACTTAAAAAAGATGATGTACGATCATTTAAAATACCAGAATGGACGAGCCATTGGACCCAGTCCTACCAGAAACAACATCTACCTCTTGGTCCAAGCCTTTGAACCATTTCAGCAATTTTTTAACCCGTCCAAGCACATGGCCGATCCAATGAACTGTTAAATAGCACCCTCTTCCAGAAGACTTGTATAACAAGTTTAGCCTTCAGCAAAAATATTATGTTTTCTACCACTAGTTTTGGAAGATAGAGACGTCCGTATGCTAGCATTCACAACACCAACCCACATTTTTCTGAAAACAGCTCGTCACCCGTGGATTGCAAGCCAGTCAACCGGTATGCCCTTCCCACTTTTGGACCCGGGATATTATGGTCCCAAACCATCTGAGCAAACAAGAGACATTCAGCAGAACAATCTAAAGCTCAACAGAACCGCAATTTATACCTGAAAGCATCCAAAATAACTTTCTCTTGTTTCCATACCTGCTTGTAAGCACATACCGTCCGTTATAGAGCAATTAAAGGTGATGTAAAGTAGGTTGGGATCCCAAAAAACtgaaaatgataaaaaaagaaaaaaaggaaaaaaaaaaaaaaaggatcaaacCAAATAGATAAAATATGTTTTGATATCCAAAGTACTGCCACTCTTGACCATACAACATGCAGGACGGTCTAGAACTTTACATATCAATCAGAACATGACAACCTGTAATTTCCCAATGTGATCCAGTTTTATGCAACTTCAAGGTAAATGTGTGACCAGTGCATCAAAtgtaacataaaaaatattaaaatttctgatatttaagtcatattattttatatttgaaattttttatatttttttaaaaaataattaattataaagaatTAATTGCAAATCAACAAGCAACGGTCCTTCAATACATGCAGATGAAGCTCGAGTCTAAATCCAAACTTATCGGGTGCATAACATACGAAGATGTACAGACGCATGGCAGGAATCCaatgaataaaagaaaaaaaaagaaaaaaaatatttgaaggaaAAGTGGAACCAGTATTTAATGAGGAGGGAAAAAAACCATTGCTTAATCatttgaaggaaaagaaaaaaaccagtatttgaaggaaaagaaaaaaaaaattatgtaatccATTCACTGTTAAGCATGATGTCGGAGAATCCAGTACAAATGCACTTGTTTCACATGTAAGCAACTAAGCAAGCTAGGTAATGAAAAATACAGAAAAACAACAACTGGGAATCTAAAAAGGTCCATAATGCAAATCTTGTAGCACCTAAATTGTCGATAAAGGAATAAGGCTGAATTTGTGAGCAAAACatgggaaaaaaagaaagatgcaAGTGTCAGGTCACTGTACATTTGATAAGATTGCCCAGGGATAAATCTCTCAGAAAGGAAAATTGTTTGGAGCAATTCCTAACTAGATTTTAGAAAAGAGCATGGCTAGAAGTTATTGAGGTTATCAAATGAGAATTTATTGAGAAGGTCAGTTTCAAAAGGAAGGACTAGAAGAAGAAATGGAAGGCCCCCCACTTCACTAGTACACCAGATGACAGATAACATGCCTCAACAGCTGCCAAACTTCCTAATAAAGTCTCTTCTGCATTGGGAACTTTCCATGTGCATGAACATGATAAAGAATGGACCACACAGCATGAAGTTGCATGCATATTGTTTTGTAATTTAGCTATGGATAGACTGCATATGGTTACATGTCAATATATCATGCTGACCAACATTTTTACAGGCTTTCTTAAGGCCAACATTGTGTTTTAAAGAAACCTCAACAGACAAAGGACATAAGCTGGGATTCTTGTTTCTCACTAGGACAACAAGAAAAGATGtatcataattaaattaaatggCATAAAAACCATAGATTAGGCTATCTGATGGAAGGCATTTAGAGAAATCCAAGGCAGAGAATCACATAAGGGACGGTACCTCATACTTTTCCTGTTACAGCAGGCAAACTCTGATCAAATTTTGAAGAGCTTTGCAGCAAGGGTTTCCTAGGTACATTATAAGGACATTTGCTTCTCACTAATCTTAGTCTATGTTTGCACAAGACATAAAGAAAAACAGTTAAAGCGGAGAATTTCcgctgatcaaaaatatgattcaGAGTCATGCATGTTTCAGTAGTCAAGGAAGTTCCAGTCAAGTCTTTCTAGTGTTGCTCTAGCTTGGTTGCATCCTGGTGTAGGTTTGTATCCCCTACTCTCATACTTGAATCATCTTCCAAAGCCATGTCAACTCATCTTGCAAAAATCTACAAGTTTTATAAGGTTGGCACAACCAAAAATGACAGCTGTGTTGGAAGAGCAGAAGAATAACAAAGTATCATTCTACGAGAATCAGGAAATGAACTTTTACTAGTTTGCCATCAATCCATATTTATCATCACCACCAACAACCTCTACAATAAGACACAGAAATTTGAGTAGAAATTTTCTTGAACCTTTCATGCTTTCCTGATATTCTGCATGAACATAACTGAAGTGCAAAAAAGTAATTTGAACTCGAAGGCTTTTTCATATTCTAACATATCTACAGTACACTAATTTAGGCAAAAGATGCATCTCTTACTTTCAGTAATGAAACTTATACTGAAAAAGAGTGAGTAGAAGATAACATCGGATGGGACAATATACTTCAGTATGTATTATTCCAATCTCATTGCAAAGAAAATATAacttggattttttctttttgccAAGTCAGAGGAATTCTTGTATTTTGATCATGTGCACACATCGTTTTTTTGTATGTACATCATATGTACTACATATGAAACTTATATGTGTTATGTGGAAACATGATAGAACTTAGAAGAATCAGACACAATAGCAGAAGGTTTTTATGACATACAACTTGCAGTCTGGAGTCAGTGCTTCTGCTCATGCATATTTCATGATCATCCGGACCCTGCAGCTGTAAGTCCACATCTGCTTTATTTATATGCTATGCTCTAATCTCCGAAATAATGCACCCTCCTTATAAGGAAAGTTTCTCAATGTTGCCCATTTGGCTATCAGCATCTTCATTGTTGTCTGTCAGGCACATAAATTGGAAAGCATGAGAATCTGAGCTTCAAACATTTAGCTGAAATCTCTACAACTTAAATACATAATGATGTGTTGGGGGAAAGAGAACTGCAAAAGCAGAATAGGTAACACATGTTCCTCGGCATTTAAAATACCAACTATAGGATGGGATGTGCATATTGGAACTCAATAGCTTTATAACAAAGTCATATTGAATCTTATCTACATAAAACAAAAACACATGTAACACAACAAAAACAACCTTCCATTGTCATCTCTTCCCCAAGTCCCATAATTTTCTCTGGAATTGCAATTGCTGTCAAAAGGCAGAATTCCTCTTGAAGTACTTCTCTGCTAAAATCATGCAGATTCCAAAGAATTACTGAATCATGTGTTAGTAAAAACACAACAGGAGTAACAGATACTCAAAGCATCACAGGACAATCAGAACGATGTGTTGTAATATCATTTATCCAAACAGTGCTCTCCATTCCATTCTGTCAACCCTAGCACATTAATATGAGTTTCTTCTTAATTAAGCATTGCACATAGTCAACACTTCTTCAATCACCAACCTCCATTTGATCATGATTGGTCCTAAAACAAACATTAGCCAGCACTTGTTTCTTTTTAGTCCTCATCCCATGGAACACCTCCCATGTATCATTATGCTTACCACAGCAAAACACTCTTCCAATCTGTCAGCGAAGAAACTGCCCACAACCTCATAACAACTAGCATTTGCCGACCATCTGCCATTTCAGTGCATGACTAAAACCTTAACTGCAACTATCGAGCTGAGTCTAAGCCTGCACACCAATGATCAACACGGCATATTAGGGTACATCATCAGCAGCCCATGAGATCCTATTTATTCAGCATGGTGCCTAAGACCTTCTGTAGGAGATCAACAACCTAGGTTTCCTATACAATACAGCCTTGTATGCCTTCCACCTCCATCACTTTTTAGAGttacaaataaaaattaaaaagctcCTTTTCTGCATTATTCTGATTTCCCTTAGTTCATTCATTTCAAATTTACCATCTTTATCCCATCTAGGGTCATCTCACAATTAGCCAGCTTTCTTCTCCTCCGCCATCCCAATGGTCAAATAATCAAGAGATGGTACATGGATCTTCCACAGCATATCATGAGAACAGGAAGAGCACTACTATTTGTAGTGCACTTGACAAACTCCATTCTCAGTAGTAATGTGATTCTGTACAGATATGTCACTAAACCATTTCCCACCCAACACACATACATGCGCAAAAAAACAAAGGGAAATGAATTTAGCCATGGAATCAGTAGCTTTGTGCATGTTTTCATCCTAAATTCTAAATTTGCATTTTTCTGGTTTGAAGCAGCAACATCATCATGCAACTATGAGAAATTCAGTTGAATTCTAAGTTCATCTGACAAATTAATAGATGAAAATTTAGGAGGGAAATGCCTTCAACTTCTGCTCATGAATCAATTTTGCACATAGGGGGAAACCTCTGTATTTTGAACATGCTGGAATTTTACTCCATCGAGCCTCTAATGTTCTCCTTAAaatgtcttcttctttttttttttttcttgacataAGACAAACTTCCAATATTCACTGACACCATGAGAATTAACTTAATTGCACTTCTTTGCCTTCCTATACCTCATGCACCTGAATGAAGTAAACCAAGGGATCTGTCCTCATTAGAAATGTATATTATTTCATAATGTGTCATTAAGCAAACCACAGTAGTATTCTCCAAGTGTCATCAGTTATTACGACCACAAAAACCTAATGGAAATGCCCAAACAGAACGGGGAGAAAAGCTAAGCCAGAGAAAAGCAATGATTCATGTATGAGACCAAGGTATGCTGCAAATAATTCCACAGAgtttaattttctttaatttcaATTACTTTCATTATCCATTGGCAAGCACTGCAAAAGATTGACAC contains the following coding sequences:
- the LOC140856669 gene encoding uncharacterized protein, whose protein sequence is MTRTRAQRSRVIGSVRHSFYREETSPPPFMVEPSSPHPVVTTEAQITAIVRQMIVLADAVKSLQQQPIRLPQSPIEQPVAHPMPSRSSHRRPRQSPSPPLEQLSQHSHQEEERRPRHDTHQSRRPSPSQLERARKEKRPRTPSASLSDSLGDSTPRVSQHRQTDDYERRFEEIDRRLAQLQVDGQKSSNDVDFQTVQPLSQLILDKPIPSRFKMPHVEPYDGSTDPVDHLESYKALMTIQGATDALLCIGFPATLRKAARAWYSDLRSGSIYSFGQLEHTFVAHFSTSRKPPRISDSFFSLKQGENETLRYFVTRFNTITLEVRDLNEDMAISAMKRGLRRSRFTYFLDKTLPRTYAELLEHAYKYMRADEGASDRCLTEAKGPKEKRRKGRAPAEPSKPPTDKQVSPQRWSPRSPRRRSPRPTRSKYDSYTPLSAPRA